A region from the Gammaproteobacteria bacterium genome encodes:
- a CDS encoding SCO family protein, producing MRIRHFLPRFLAAAVLLAAAGTGAVAYLDRQAQDARLAQTLLSPPKPLSPFELEDSSGGRFGLERLRGRWTLAFFGYTHCPDICPPTAAELGRLLRMTEDNGDGGRLQTLFVSVDPGRDSPQRLANYLANLHPRLLGLTGDDAQLRRLSGQFGIQGGAAHTSSLFLIDPRARLLAVLPPPHRAEQLRGRLEAIRSYRERRPG from the coding sequence GTGCGCATAAGACATTTCCTGCCGCGGTTCCTTGCCGCCGCCGTCCTGCTGGCCGCGGCCGGGACGGGGGCCGTGGCCTACCTGGACCGGCAGGCGCAGGATGCCCGGCTGGCGCAGACCTTGCTGTCCCCGCCCAAGCCGCTGTCTCCCTTCGAGTTGGAGGACTCCAGCGGCGGCCGTTTCGGCCTGGAGCGGCTGCGGGGGCGCTGGACGCTGGCGTTCTTCGGCTACACGCACTGCCCGGACATATGCCCGCCGACGGCGGCGGAACTGGGCCGCCTGCTCCGCATGACGGAGGACAACGGGGACGGGGGCCGCTTGCAAACCTTATTCGTTTCCGTGGATCCCGGGCGCGACTCCCCGCAACGGCTGGCGAATTACCTGGCAAACCTGCATCCCCGCCTGCTGGGCCTGACGGGCGACGATGCCCAGCTGCGGCGCCTGAGCGGGCAATTCGGCATCCAAGGCGGCGCCGCCCATACCTCCTCCCTGTTCCTGATCGATCCGCGAGCCCGCCTGCTGGCCGTACTGCCGCCGCCGCACCGCGCCGAGCAACTGCGCGGGCGGCTGGAGGCCATCCGCT